The following nucleotide sequence is from Brachyspira suanatina.
CAGCTTCTTCAGCATAAATATTTAATCTTCTTATAGGCGAAGCTTTAAGCTGCTGTACTCTTTTAGATAGATACATGATAAACTCCAATTCATTGTTGTATATAATAAAATATTGCTATATAAAAAATAAAGGAGCTATAAGATAAATTATAGCCCCTTTCTATTCCTCTTAATCTTTATAAGACTATTATTTATCTATTTCCCTATATTTAATTAAGGCCTCTCTAAGTATATGCATTGATTTTTTTAAATCTTCAGAATCTAAAGCATATGAAATTCTAACCTCATTTTTTCCTAATCCTTCAGTGGCGTAGAAACCTTCCGCGGGTGCAAACATTACTGTTTCATTATTTATATTGAAATCTTTTAAAAGCCATATAATAAAGTTTTCTGCATTTTTTACAGGAAGTTTAGCAAGAACATAGAAAGCTCCCTCTGGCTCATGAGTAACAACTCCTTCCATAGTAGCAAGTTCTTCAAATATAATTTTTCTTCTATAATCATATTCTTTTAAAGCTTCATCAAAATAGTTATCAGGCAAATCATATAAAGCAGCAGCTCCAACCATATCTAAAGTAGGAAGTGATAATCTAGCCTGACACTCTCTGAATACAGCTGTCATCAATTTTTTATTTTTGCTTATAAGACATCCTACTCTAGCACCGCAAGCAGAAAATCTTTTTGATATAGAGTCTATAATAATAACATGATCTGCTAAATCTTTATAAGTACCGAAACTTATTGCTTTTCTATCACCATAAACGAATTCTCTATAAACTTCATCACTTATGATAAATAAATCATGTTTCTTAGCAAGATAAGCAATATCATCTAACTCTTTTTTAGTATATACAACACCTGTAGGATTTGAAGGATTTGCAAGCATGAATGCTTTTGTTTTAGGAGTAATATGTTTCTCTATCTCTTCTACGCTAGGAAGATGAAAGCCGTCTTCTGCATAAGTTCTAACAGCATTATATTTAATATTATAAAGATCATAAAAACTTTTATAATTAGCGTATAAAGGCTCAGATACTAATATTTCATCTTCTTCATCAAATATAGCAAGCATAGCAAAAGATATTGCCTCAGAACCTCCGCTAGTAACAACAATATCTTCCTCTTCATAATGAATACCTAATTTATCATAATAGGCTTGAATTTTATTAATAAGAGGTTTAATACCCCTTGAATGTTCATATTTAAGCGTCTTTTCACGAAATTTAGAAATTGCTTCAAAAAATATTTTTGGTGTTTCAATATCAGGCTGACCTACATTAAGATGATATATTTTTATACCTCTTTTAACAGCATCTTCAGCATAGGGATTCAATTTTCTAACAGGCGAAACCTTTAGTCTCTGAATTCTTTTAGATATATCCATAATGACTCTCCATTAATTATTCTAAATAGTAATTTTTAGCTAATTAAATATATATGAAACAATAAAAATTGTCAACATATTTTAATTATTTATTAATAAATAAATAAAAAAAATCATAATATAAACATTATTTATAGATAAAAACCCATCATTATATATATAAAATATATTATAAAGTGAAAATTAGCAATATAATCATTAAGTTATAAAACTATTAATAATTTTTTATCATCAAGTAATAAAATATTACAAAATATTGATAAAAGATGTTTTTTGATATAAAATTAATCAAAAATAAAAAATGAATTTTAAATATGCATATAAAAACAATTGTAACAATAATAATAGCAACTATTTTACTATATATTCCGTTATACCCTTTTGGCGGAAAGCCTATTAGAATAGAAAAAGTAAAACCTTACTATACAATTAAAGATACTGCAAAAATTGATGTATTCATATATACTAATTTAGGAAATAATACGAATTACAATTATTTATGTTTTGCAATTGCCGATGCAGTAGCAAGCCAAATAGAATATAATAAAACATTAAGACTTCAATCAGAAACTAATTATACAATAACACCAGTAGATTTTGAACGTGCATATAATTATAAAGTATTCCAATTTACTAATATAACATATACAAGCAGAACCGAAGGAACTAACATAAAAATAATAACAAATTATGAGTATACAACTTATACTAATTGGGGGGATGTTAGGAGCAATGTTCAGCTAATTAGCCCAGAAACAGAAGGTTTTTTCCTAGAAACAAATGAAATGTTATTTGATTATAATGGAAGCAATGTAATATTAAGAGGCACCAATGATTTTATTGAAAAAGTTGATATAGGAAGAAATTATTATGAATATTTCGGAGATGATATAAAAAAATATGTATTTACAAGAGAGTCTGACATTGCAATATTTGGAACAGTAGAATACAGCAGACCTAATATCAGTATAGTAACATACATAGCATATATAAAAGAAAGAAAAATCACTTCATATTCTATAACAATACCAGAAGCAAAAATTGATGAGCAAATACCAAATTATTCTTTAGAAATAGCTAATAGAATAAGTTATTTGGATAAAACAGGAGTTATAGCAATAAATGTTGCTCCGGAAGATGCATTTGTTTATGTAGATGATGTATTCATAGGTAAAAGCGGTCAAACATTATATGTTCCGGCATTAACAACCAATAGCCATAGATTTACAATAAAAAAAGAAGCATATGATACTATAGATACTATGCTTTCTTTTGAAAAACCAAATGAAAATATAATGCTTAATTTTCAATTAAAAGAATTAAGTAAAAGTGCAAGAGTACAGATTAATATACCTGGCGAAGAAGAAAGCAGTGTTGTAATCAATGGCATAAAAGAAACACCTACAAATGTAATAAATAGATATTTTGGTTTTGGAACATATTCTTTAAAAATAACAAATAAAAATTATATAGATTATTATGGTACATTTACAGTAAACAGCACTAATTCTTTAATACTTACTCCAAATATGAAGAGATTTAAAGAACCTACATTAGCCGATAAAATATTTAAAAACTATGAAAGAAATACCAAAATCTTCTTAGGATTAACTATAGCAAGTGCTATATTCACAGTAGGTACTTATATATATGCTAATGAAGTGCTGGATTCAGCAGTAGTTAATCACTATAATCAATATAAAGATCTTCCTCCTAGTCAGAGACCAGCTTTAAATTTAAATAATTATAATACAGCCGTCAATATATATGTAGCAGGAATGGTTATAACAGGAGCATTCGCTTTAACTGCTGGAGTATATTATATGCTTTGGATAAATGAAAGTAATTTTGCTGTAGAGGAGCTTTCATTTAATGCCGGTTACAGCGGTGTTAATTTAATGTATTCATGGCGGTGGTAGCTGCAATAATATCTTTAATAATTAATAAAATTCTTAATTACATTTGACAAAACATTATTATTTACTATACTACTTATAATAATATAATTTTAGGAGTTATAATATGCTTAATATAATTTTTATAGGAGCTCCCGGAGTTGGAAAGGGAACTCAATCTGCCTTAATTGAAAAAGATTATTCTATATCACATATTGCTACAGGTGATATGCTTAGAGAAAATATTGCAAATAGTACAGAACTTGGAAAAACAGCTAAATCATATATGGACAAAGGAGAATTAGTACCTGACAGCTTGGTTATCGATATGCTTAAAGACAGAATAAAAAAAGATGACTGTAAAAATGGCTTTATGCTTGATGGTTTCCCTAGAACTATAGAACAGGCTAAAGAATTATCAAATATATTAGAAAGTCTAAATTATAAAATAAGTGCTGTAATAGATATATTTGCTTCAGAAGAAATAATAATAGACAGACTCTTAAAAAGAGGACGCGCTGATGATAATGAAGAAACTATTAAAAATAGATTAAAAGTATTTGAAAATCAGAGCAAGCCTGTATTAGATTATTATAGCGATAAAGCAAAAATAATAAAAATAGAGAGTGTCGGAACTCCTGAAGAAGTATATGCTAAAATAAAAAAAGAGTTAGATGTATTATAATTTACAATTATTATATTTTTTACGAGGCTATGATTTATAATCATAGCCTTTTTTATATGCAAATTATTTTTATGATATATATTCCGACAATATAAAAAAGCAATATTATCAAAATTATTATTTACGGGTTTGTATATGTCTGAAGAAAAAGATATAAATAACAACAATGAAATTGAAAATACTGATGCTGTCCCTAGAAAAGCTGTTAAGAAAAAAATGATAATAAAGTCTAAAAATAAAGAAAATATTAAAGACTTGGATTTATCATCTTATGGAGCAAGAAGACAAGCTAGAATATATGCTGTTATGTCATTATATTCCTATGAAATTAATGACAGAAAAGAAACTGTAAATGAAATTCTTAGTTTTGATTATGATAAAAAAATACCTGATAATATATTTTCATTCACTAGAACTTTGGTAGAAGGAACTATAAATAATTTAGAAAGAATAGACAATTTAATAGAAAAATATTCTAATAATTGGGATATAAAAAGAATACAATATGTAGATAAATCAATTATTAGAATGTCAATATATTCACTAATATTTTTGAAAGATATACCTAAATCTGTGGTAATAGATGAAGCTGTAGAAATTTCAAAAATTTTTAGTGATAAAGATTCTTATAAATTTGTAAATGGGATTTTAGATGGTATACAAGAAAAAGACATACAATAAAAGATTAGCTAAATATAAAAATATACAGATGATAGTTTTTATATTATCTATAGGTGCATTAGGTTTAATAGCCATAATATCATTAAATGTAGCAATAATACAGGGAAAAGTAAAATTAAATTCACAAATTGTAGATGATTATACTTTAGCTAAAGAATATTATAATAATAAAGATTATAATAAAGCTAAATCTATATTGAAAAAAGAAATTAGAAACACTATAGATCCTAAAAAAGAATATGAGGCTAATATACTTCTAGGAAAAATATATAATGAAACTAAAGATTATGATAATGCTATAAAAATATTTAATACTATGACAAATTCATTATATTTAGATGAACAGTTAAAACATAATTTAGCAATATCATATCTTAAAAAAGAAATGTATGA
It contains:
- a CDS encoding pyridoxal phosphate-dependent aminotransferase, with amino-acid sequence MDISKRIQRLKVSPVRKLNPYAEDAVKRGIKIYHLNVGQPDIETPKIFFEAISKFREKTLKYEHSRGIKPLINKIQAYYDKLGIHYEEEDIVVTSGGSEAISFAMLAIFDEEDEILVSEPLYANYKSFYDLYNIKYNAVRTYAEDGFHLPSVEEIEKHITPKTKAFMLANPSNPTGVVYTKKELDDIAYLAKKHDLFIISDEVYREFVYGDRKAISFGTYKDLADHVIIIDSISKRFSACGARVGCLISKNKKLMTAVFRECQARLSLPTLDMVGAAALYDLPDNYFDEALKEYDYRRKIIFEELATMEGVVTHEPEGAFYVLAKLPVKNAENFIIWLLKDFNINNETVMFAPAEGFYATEGLGKNEVRISYALDSEDLKKSMHILREALIKYREIDK
- a CDS encoding PEGA domain-containing protein — translated: MHIKTIVTIIIATILLYIPLYPFGGKPIRIEKVKPYYTIKDTAKIDVFIYTNLGNNTNYNYLCFAIADAVASQIEYNKTLRLQSETNYTITPVDFERAYNYKVFQFTNITYTSRTEGTNIKIITNYEYTTYTNWGDVRSNVQLISPETEGFFLETNEMLFDYNGSNVILRGTNDFIEKVDIGRNYYEYFGDDIKKYVFTRESDIAIFGTVEYSRPNISIVTYIAYIKERKITSYSITIPEAKIDEQIPNYSLEIANRISYLDKTGVIAINVAPEDAFVYVDDVFIGKSGQTLYVPALTTNSHRFTIKKEAYDTIDTMLSFEKPNENIMLNFQLKELSKSARVQINIPGEEESSVVINGIKETPTNVINRYFGFGTYSLKITNKNYIDYYGTFTVNSTNSLILTPNMKRFKEPTLADKIFKNYERNTKIFLGLTIASAIFTVGTYIYANEVLDSAVVNHYNQYKDLPPSQRPALNLNNYNTAVNIYVAGMVITGAFALTAGVYYMLWINESNFAVEELSFNAGYSGVNLMYSWRW
- a CDS encoding adenylate kinase; translated protein: MLNIIFIGAPGVGKGTQSALIEKDYSISHIATGDMLRENIANSTELGKTAKSYMDKGELVPDSLVIDMLKDRIKKDDCKNGFMLDGFPRTIEQAKELSNILESLNYKISAVIDIFASEEIIIDRLLKRGRADDNEETIKNRLKVFENQSKPVLDYYSDKAKIIKIESVGTPEEVYAKIKKELDVL
- the nusB gene encoding transcription antitermination factor NusB; translation: MSEEKDINNNNEIENTDAVPRKAVKKKMIIKSKNKENIKDLDLSSYGARRQARIYAVMSLYSYEINDRKETVNEILSFDYDKKIPDNIFSFTRTLVEGTINNLERIDNLIEKYSNNWDIKRIQYVDKSIIRMSIYSLIFLKDIPKSVVIDEAVEISKIFSDKDSYKFVNGILDGIQEKDIQ